A single genomic interval of Argonema galeatum A003/A1 harbors:
- a CDS encoding GumC family protein gives MTSPIVKRYLIAFDQHKWKGIVACIMIVGAASFVALQPPPPTEYEGEGIITLTQPPVIFSKTGTDIQQQGQGVNVDLLLNEDVVKAAASQIKAKPREVFKKIDVKLPKAPAKGQPAPPPLLTIEYSDKTNENVTKVINTVMVGMVERSRFINTQRLRSIITEINKRLPPAEKELRAAEQEVEKYTKQEGPILLAAENGSLIQGITGGQAQQRQIQFQLQGIDAQIRSLQQRLGLTPDQAYASSALSADPIIANLRAQIYQTETQLEILKKDLRPEHPNIIALRKQQQSYENLLRGRAAEVIGGNGIAAPIQSGAQIRQDSSLDPARQALAQQLIALKTQQDALVQQLSTIVQQEKTLRREYATIPNKQLELARLQERFGLKQNLYSRMQAALVDAQAAEAETVSSLSIVKQAEAHEIVLAGSNPILTIAIGALAGVAVGGGLIFLLGMLGGILQTMEDIRGLLLQQEVQLLGIVPYIMTIDPVSDGIPVLVAPDSPYLEVYERIRTNLRRTSDKPVKVILLTSTINEEGKSLTAYNLAIASARAGKRTLLIEADLRSPSLAKALKVAPDPDAYVEPLRYYSTWNECIRLVPEVENLYLVPSPGPLRQPSAILESSEFQRLLEDVRGRFDMVIVDTPALSLCNDALLLEPLTDGIVLVTRPGYIAESMLTEAIDQLNESEELRLLGAIINGADIPLPMPTSSAEPQESVVAEPENLSEKQAQESTKVKSQKSKVKRK, from the coding sequence ATGACTTCACCTATTGTTAAGCGTTATCTGATCGCCTTCGACCAGCACAAATGGAAGGGAATAGTTGCCTGTATTATGATTGTGGGGGCAGCCAGTTTCGTGGCGTTACAGCCACCACCACCCACCGAATACGAGGGTGAAGGCATCATTACTTTAACTCAACCGCCAGTAATTTTTTCCAAGACAGGAACTGACATTCAACAGCAGGGACAGGGCGTCAATGTCGATTTGCTCCTCAATGAGGATGTGGTGAAGGCGGCGGCGTCGCAAATCAAGGCAAAACCCAGGGAAGTATTCAAGAAGATCGATGTTAAGCTACCCAAAGCGCCTGCTAAGGGACAACCGGCTCCACCACCTCTGCTGACAATTGAATACTCAGATAAAACAAACGAAAACGTCACTAAAGTAATCAACACAGTGATGGTGGGCATGGTTGAGCGCAGCCGTTTTATTAACACGCAGCGCTTGCGATCGATCATCACCGAAATCAATAAACGGTTGCCGCCAGCTGAGAAGGAACTTCGGGCAGCAGAGCAAGAAGTCGAAAAGTATACCAAGCAAGAAGGGCCAATTTTGTTGGCAGCCGAGAATGGTAGTTTGATTCAAGGTATTACTGGGGGTCAAGCTCAGCAGCGGCAGATTCAATTCCAATTGCAGGGGATTGACGCGCAAATTCGCAGCTTGCAGCAACGGTTAGGATTGACACCTGACCAGGCTTATGCTTCTTCGGCTCTTAGTGCCGACCCCATTATTGCCAATCTGCGGGCTCAGATTTATCAGACGGAAACTCAGCTAGAGATTCTCAAGAAAGATCTCCGGCCTGAACACCCAAATATAATTGCGTTACGCAAGCAGCAACAATCTTACGAAAACCTGCTCAGAGGTAGAGCGGCTGAGGTGATTGGCGGGAACGGTATAGCGGCACCCATCCAAAGCGGCGCTCAAATTCGCCAAGACAGCAGCCTAGACCCAGCCCGACAAGCGCTGGCACAACAGCTGATCGCCTTAAAGACCCAGCAAGATGCGCTTGTGCAACAGTTGAGTACGATCGTCCAGCAAGAAAAGACTCTCAGGCGGGAATACGCTACTATCCCCAATAAACAACTCGAATTAGCACGCTTGCAAGAGCGTTTCGGACTAAAACAAAATCTCTACAGCAGGATGCAGGCGGCTTTGGTGGATGCACAGGCAGCAGAGGCAGAGACGGTTAGCAGCTTGAGCATTGTCAAACAGGCAGAAGCTCATGAGATAGTCCTGGCTGGTTCCAATCCTATCTTGACGATCGCAATCGGAGCCTTGGCTGGAGTAGCTGTAGGCGGCGGGTTAATTTTCTTGCTGGGAATGCTGGGCGGTATACTCCAAACAATGGAGGATATCCGAGGCTTGCTGCTGCAACAAGAGGTGCAGCTTTTGGGCATCGTGCCTTACATTATGACGATCGACCCCGTGAGCGACGGTATCCCAGTTCTGGTAGCACCAGATTCTCCCTATCTGGAAGTGTACGAACGTATCCGCACTAATCTGCGCCGTACCAGCGATAAACCTGTGAAGGTGATTTTGTTGACCAGCACGATTAATGAAGAAGGTAAGAGCCTAACGGCTTATAACCTGGCAATAGCCTCTGCCCGCGCTGGTAAGCGGACGCTGCTGATCGAAGCGGATTTGCGATCGCCATCCCTTGCTAAAGCTCTTAAAGTCGCACCCGATCCCGATGCCTATGTGGAACCTTTGCGCTACTACAGTACGTGGAATGAATGTATCCGTCTTGTACCGGAAGTGGAAAATTTATACTTAGTACCGAGTCCGGGCCCCTTGCGGCAACCGTCAGCTATTCTAGAATCCAGCGAGTTTCAACGCTTACTTGAAGATGTGCGCGGTCGTTTTGACATGGTTATCGTTGATACACCAGCCCTCAGCCTCTGCAATGACGCTCTGTTACTGGAGCCGCTAACCGATGGCATTGTACTCGTGACCCGACCAGGTTACATAGCTGAGAGTATGTTGACGGAGGCTATAGATCAACTCAACGAATCAGAAGAACTGCGGCTGTTGGGTGCCATCATCAATGGGGCGGACATCCCACTTCCGATGCCTACCTCTAGCGCCGAACCGCAGGAGTCGGTAGTAGCCGAACCAGAAAACTTGTCGGAAAAACAAGCCCAAGAGTCAACAAAAGTCAAAAGTCAAAAGTCAAAAGTCAAAAGAAAATAG
- a CDS encoding rhomboid family intramembrane serine protease produces MVPLRDNNPTVITPYVTYGLIAVNILVFLYELTLPPAQLEGFFHLAAIVPRELSASFSGISVNQQVPEWMTLFTSQFLHGGFLHLAGNMLFLWIFGNNIEDKLGHVKYLIFYLACGALAGLAQWFFSAASPVPSLGASGAIAGVLGAYILRFPKAQILTLFGYFVTTVPAYFFLGLWFIQQAFYGVASLNAPANIGMESGGIAYWAHAGGFVFGAILGPLLGLFDDRSSSEPF; encoded by the coding sequence GTGGTTCCCCTTCGCGATAACAATCCCACAGTAATCACTCCGTATGTCACTTACGGGCTGATTGCGGTTAATATTCTCGTTTTTTTATATGAACTGACTTTGCCACCAGCGCAATTGGAAGGATTTTTCCATCTTGCGGCTATAGTGCCGCGAGAACTATCAGCCAGCTTTTCGGGCATATCCGTAAATCAGCAGGTGCCAGAGTGGATGACGCTGTTTACGTCACAATTTCTGCACGGTGGTTTTTTGCACTTGGCGGGCAATATGCTGTTCCTGTGGATTTTTGGCAATAACATTGAAGATAAGTTGGGTCACGTCAAATATTTGATTTTCTATCTGGCTTGCGGTGCTTTGGCGGGATTAGCCCAGTGGTTTTTTTCAGCTGCTTCTCCAGTCCCTTCGCTAGGTGCTTCCGGTGCGATCGCAGGCGTGCTGGGAGCTTACATTCTCAGGTTCCCAAAGGCACAAATTCTCACACTTTTTGGATATTTCGTGACGACTGTTCCTGCGTACTTCTTTCTGGGTTTATGGTTTATACAGCAAGCCTTCTACGGCGTTGCCAGTCTCAATGCTCCCGCCAACATCGGCATGGAATCCGGTGGAATTGCCTACTGGGCTCACGCAGGTGGCTTTGTCTTCGGAGCAATTTTAGGCCCCCTGTTGGGGTTGTTTGACGATCGCTCTTCGTCCGAGCCGTTTTAG
- the petJ gene encoding cytochrome c6 PetJ, whose translation MRKLVSVVLLTIAVFTFALGRPALAEGDVANGAKIFSANCTVCHAGGRNLIMAPKTLKKDALEKYGMYSLEAITTQVTKGKGAMPAFAGRLKAQQIDDVASYVLSQAEKW comes from the coding sequence TTGAGAAAATTAGTATCGGTTGTACTGCTGACGATCGCAGTCTTCACATTTGCCTTGGGTCGTCCTGCCCTGGCAGAAGGAGATGTAGCCAATGGTGCCAAAATCTTTAGTGCCAACTGCACTGTCTGTCACGCGGGTGGTAGAAACCTCATTATGGCCCCTAAAACCCTGAAGAAAGATGCCCTGGAGAAGTACGGTATGTATTCTCTAGAGGCAATTACAACCCAGGTGACGAAAGGTAAAGGTGCCATGCCCGCCTTTGCTGGTCGTTTGAAAGCTCAGCAGATAGATGATGTAGCGAGCTACGTGCTATCTCAAGCCGAAAAGTGGTAA
- the psbV gene encoding photosystem II cytochrome c-550 — MLKKYVLLAVATVLFTFQMVVGNAFAVELDAATRTVQKNGAGDSVVLSLKQVQEGKRLFNSACSQCHNGGITKTDPNLGLEPETLSLATPPRNNIEALVDYMKDPTTYDGETSIAELHPSKKSADIFPEMRNLTDENLTAIAGHILLQPKVVGARWGGGKIYY; from the coding sequence ATGCTTAAAAAATACGTCTTGCTTGCTGTGGCTACCGTATTATTCACCTTTCAGATGGTTGTCGGAAACGCATTTGCCGTCGAACTCGACGCCGCAACCCGCACGGTGCAAAAAAATGGAGCCGGTGACAGCGTTGTCCTGAGCCTAAAACAAGTTCAAGAAGGCAAACGCCTGTTTAATAGTGCCTGTTCTCAATGTCACAATGGCGGGATCACAAAGACCGACCCCAACCTGGGACTCGAGCCGGAAACCCTCTCTCTAGCGACGCCGCCCCGCAATAACATCGAAGCATTGGTGGATTACATGAAAGATCCCACCACCTATGATGGCGAAACCTCGATCGCTGAGCTACATCCCAGCAAGAAGAGCGCCGATATTTTCCCGGAAATGAGAAATCTTACCGACGAAAACCTCACAGCGATCGCCGGTCATATTCTGCTCCAGCCAAAAGTCGTGGGTGCTAGGTGGGGAGGCGGCAAAATCTATTATTAA
- a CDS encoding translation initiation factor IF-2 N-terminal domain-containing protein produces the protein MGFADLSIAEIAADYNTSVAEVLQLCDRLGINYKNPQTRLALEDVKAIISEIMAKRNCSGSDRQEDSSL, from the coding sequence ATGGGTTTTGCAGATCTGTCGATCGCAGAAATAGCGGCTGACTACAACACTTCAGTGGCAGAAGTGTTACAGCTTTGCGATCGGTTGGGAATAAACTATAAAAACCCTCAGACTCGTTTGGCCTTGGAGGACGTGAAAGCAATCATTTCCGAAATTATGGCTAAAAGAAATTGCTCAGGCAGCGATCGACAGGAAGATTCCTCCCTGTAA
- the accD gene encoding acetyl-CoA carboxylase, carboxyltransferase subunit beta, translating into MSLFDWFANRKKSSPISPERQEREIADGLWTKCEACSVMAYTKDLQVNQMVCRECDHHMRIYSNERIRQLIDANTWEPIDEGLRPGDPLQFRDRKTYRDRLKETQEKIGLSDAVQTGLGKMEGNPAALGVMDFRFMGGSMGSVVGEKLTRLVEQATQQGLPAIVVCASGGARMQEGMLSLMQMAKISAALQRHREAKLLYIPVLTHPTTGGVTASFAMLGDIIVAEPKATIGFAGRRVIEQTVREKLPDDFQTAEYLLQHGFVDAIVPRTRLKSTLAQLIRLHSREGLGARG; encoded by the coding sequence ATGTCTTTGTTTGATTGGTTTGCCAATAGAAAAAAATCCAGTCCTATCAGTCCAGAACGACAAGAGCGCGAGATTGCGGATGGGCTGTGGACGAAATGCGAAGCTTGCAGCGTGATGGCTTACACCAAAGATCTGCAAGTTAATCAGATGGTTTGCCGGGAGTGCGACCATCATATGCGGATCTACAGCAACGAGCGCATCCGCCAGCTGATAGATGCAAATACCTGGGAGCCGATTGACGAGGGACTGCGCCCTGGCGATCCGTTACAGTTTCGCGATCGCAAAACGTACCGCGATCGTCTCAAAGAAACCCAAGAAAAAATCGGCCTTTCCGATGCCGTGCAAACCGGTTTGGGGAAAATGGAAGGTAACCCAGCCGCACTGGGCGTCATGGACTTCCGATTCATGGGCGGTAGTATGGGCTCCGTCGTAGGAGAAAAACTCACCCGTCTAGTAGAACAAGCTACCCAGCAAGGCTTACCAGCGATCGTTGTTTGTGCCTCCGGCGGAGCCAGAATGCAAGAGGGAATGCTCAGCCTGATGCAGATGGCTAAAATTTCCGCTGCTCTGCAACGCCACAGAGAAGCCAAACTGCTATACATTCCAGTTTTGACTCACCCCACAACTGGGGGTGTGACTGCGAGTTTTGCCATGTTAGGAGACATCATTGTGGCAGAACCAAAAGCCACGATTGGGTTTGCCGGACGGCGGGTGATCGAGCAAACCGTGCGAGAAAAGCTGCCTGACGATTTTCAAACCGCTGAGTATCTCCTACAGCACGGCTTTGTGGACGCGATTGTGCCCAGAACCAGACTCAAATCAACCCTGGCTCAGCTGATTCGCCTGCACTCAAGAGAGGGGCTAGGGGCTAGGGGCTAG
- a CDS encoding prepilin peptidase, with translation MDILIMLPVVLFVFVLGASVGSFLNVVVYRLPAGLSLLFPPSRCPQCLNRLKAYDNVPVFGWLWLRGRCRYCRNAIAVRYPLVEAATGILFLLVFLKFGSIGETLGYWQTLGYCAFLSWLLALSLIDLDTMTLPNSLTQSGLLAGLVFKGAIGFLTANNLAGSINQVMSGIVGAVLGIWLFDAIIVVGSIVFGQAAMGGGDAKLAAMMGAWLGWKYLLLAGFLACALGSFVGGGAIALGLLNRRQPMPFGPFLALGAGLTVFFGQDILATYLQLFFPLI, from the coding sequence ATGGATATCTTAATAATGTTGCCCGTGGTTTTGTTTGTCTTCGTACTGGGGGCGTCTGTTGGTAGTTTTCTCAATGTTGTGGTTTACAGGTTGCCAGCTGGGTTATCTCTGCTGTTTCCTCCCTCTCGCTGTCCTCAGTGTCTCAATAGATTAAAAGCTTATGACAACGTACCCGTGTTTGGCTGGCTGTGGTTGCGGGGGCGCTGTCGCTACTGTAGAAATGCGATCGCGGTACGCTATCCTTTAGTGGAAGCCGCAACGGGCATTTTGTTTTTGTTGGTTTTCTTGAAGTTTGGCAGTATTGGAGAAACGCTTGGCTATTGGCAAACGTTGGGTTACTGCGCTTTTTTGAGCTGGCTTTTGGCTTTGTCGCTGATCGATCTCGATACCATGACTCTACCCAATTCCTTAACTCAGTCTGGGTTATTGGCGGGTTTGGTATTTAAAGGTGCGATCGGTTTCCTGACAGCAAATAACTTAGCAGGCTCGATTAACCAAGTGATGTCGGGTATCGTCGGTGCCGTGCTGGGTATATGGTTGTTTGACGCGATTATTGTGGTCGGATCGATCGTTTTTGGGCAAGCCGCTATGGGTGGAGGAGATGCCAAATTGGCGGCGATGATGGGTGCTTGGCTGGGTTGGAAGTATTTGCTGCTGGCTGGGTTTTTGGCTTGTGCGCTGGGGTCTTTTGTGGGTGGCGGCGCGATCGCGCTTGGCTTGCTAAATCGCCGTCAACCGATGCCTTTTGGCCCCTTTCTGGCACTGGGAGCCGGGTTGACGGTTTTTTTCGGTCAGGATATTTTAGCCACATACCTACAATTATTTTTCCCCCTCATCTGA
- a CDS encoding GGDEF domain-containing response regulator translates to MLTKNAMIDSTTILVVEDESIVAIDLQNILENLGYKVAAIANTGIEAIQKADEIKPCLVLMDIRLKGEIDGIEAAEQILSRFDIPVIYLTAYADEETLERAKKTSPFGYIIKPFEERELNITIEIAIYKHKMEKQIKENAKWLSTVLKSIGDGVIANDTKACVTFMNPIAEALTGWQQSDAIGRNSTEVFNIVDEVTRITIESPVTKALNEGNIFSLPEKTLLIARNGTEVPIGDSVAPIKDDKENVMGAVLVFWDMTDRRDAEERLRYQAFHDALTGLPNRALFLERLDRAFKRAKRERDYLFAVLFLDIDRFKIVNDSFGHTIGDRLLIAIAQRLENSLRTADTVARLGGDEFAILLEDIENINDACRAADRILSELSSPFNIDAYETFTNASIGIVCSLSSYERAEDLIRDADIAMYRAKSLGKGRYQVFDTAMHLQVIALSQLENDLRRAIDRCEFQVYYQPIVSLATSKIVGFEALVRWQHPQRGLVPPGEFIPLAQETGALMQIDWWVMRSACRQTRLWQQQIPTSSLLTISVNLCSKHFAQSNLIEQIDGVLRDTGLAATSLKLEITESAIIENAESAAATLSQLRALGIQLSIDDFGTGYSSLSYLHRFPVNTLKIDRSFINNMGEDRESSEIVRTIVMLAHNLGIDVIAEGVETRQQLTKLRELQCEYGQGYFFSRPLPSQEAEKLIAIE, encoded by the coding sequence ATGTTAACAAAAAATGCGATGATTGATAGCACCACAATTTTAGTGGTAGAAGACGAAAGCATCGTTGCTATAGACCTACAAAATATTTTAGAGAATTTAGGTTATAAAGTAGCGGCGATCGCAAATACTGGCATTGAAGCAATTCAAAAAGCAGATGAAATTAAACCGTGTTTAGTGTTAATGGATATTAGGTTAAAAGGAGAAATAGACGGAATAGAAGCGGCGGAACAAATTCTTTCGCGTTTCGATATACCCGTAATATATTTGACTGCTTATGCTGATGAAGAAACGTTAGAGCGGGCTAAAAAGACAAGTCCATTTGGATATATTATCAAACCTTTTGAAGAAAGAGAATTAAATATTACTATTGAGATAGCTATTTACAAACATAAGATGGAAAAGCAAATAAAAGAAAATGCTAAATGGCTTTCCACCGTACTCAAAAGCATTGGCGATGGCGTGATTGCTAACGATACCAAGGCGTGTGTCACTTTTATGAATCCGATCGCCGAAGCACTCACTGGCTGGCAGCAGTCAGATGCGATCGGTAGAAATTCGACAGAAGTATTTAATATTGTCGATGAAGTAACCCGTATTACCATTGAAAGTCCTGTAACCAAAGCACTTAATGAAGGTAATATTTTCAGTCTGCCGGAAAAGACTTTGCTTATAGCTAGAAATGGTACAGAAGTACCGATTGGTGATAGCGTTGCACCGATCAAAGACGATAAAGAAAACGTTATGGGTGCGGTTTTGGTGTTCTGGGACATGACCGATCGGAGGGACGCAGAGGAAAGATTGCGGTATCAGGCTTTTCACGATGCGCTGACAGGTTTGCCAAACCGCGCCTTGTTCTTGGAACGGCTCGATCGTGCGTTTAAGCGAGCAAAACGAGAGCGGGATTATTTGTTTGCAGTGTTATTCCTGGATATTGACCGTTTTAAAATTGTCAACGACAGTTTTGGGCACACGATCGGAGATCGGTTGCTGATTGCGATCGCGCAAAGGTTAGAAAATAGCTTACGCACCGCTGACACAGTTGCGCGTCTGGGGGGAGATGAGTTCGCTATCCTTTTGGAAGATATCGAAAATATCAACGATGCCTGTCGCGCTGCTGACCGAATTTTGAGCGAACTGAGTTCGCCCTTCAACATAGACGCATACGAAACCTTCACCAATGCAAGCATCGGTATCGTCTGTAGCTTGTCGAGTTACGAACGGGCAGAAGATTTGATCCGCGACGCCGACATCGCTATGTACCGTGCCAAATCGCTTGGGAAGGGACGGTATCAGGTGTTCGATACAGCCATGCACCTTCAAGTAATAGCGCTCTCGCAGTTAGAAAACGACCTGCGACGAGCGATCGATCGCTGCGAGTTTCAAGTCTACTACCAACCAATTGTATCCCTAGCAACCAGCAAAATTGTCGGATTCGAGGCGCTAGTGCGCTGGCAGCATCCCCAACGCGGCTTAGTGCCTCCAGGTGAGTTCATTCCGCTAGCCCAAGAAACAGGGGCGCTCATGCAAATCGACTGGTGGGTAATGCGCTCAGCGTGCCGCCAAACGCGGCTATGGCAGCAGCAAATTCCCACTTCCTCACTTTTGACAATCAGCGTAAATCTTTGTAGCAAACACTTTGCCCAATCAAACCTAATCGAACAAATCGATGGAGTTCTGCGGGATACTGGTTTAGCTGCCACCAGCTTAAAGCTAGAAATTACAGAAAGCGCTATCATCGAAAATGCCGAATCTGCGGCTGCCACACTCTCCCAATTAAGAGCTTTGGGAATTCAACTGTCCATTGATGATTTCGGCACCGGCTATTCATCTCTTAGCTATCTTCACCGCTTCCCAGTTAATACGCTCAAGATCGATCGCTCTTTTATTAACAACATGGGTGAAGATAGGGAGAGTTCGGAGATTGTCAGAACTATCGTGATGTTAGCTCATAACCTAGGGATAGACGTAATTGCAGAAGGGGTGGAAACGAGACAGCAATTGACAAAATTGAGGGAGTTGCAATGCGAATACGGGCAAGGGTATTTCTTTTCTAGGCCGTTGCCATCTCAAGAGGCAGAGAAGTTGATAGCGATCGAGTAA
- a CDS encoding PAS domain-containing sensor histidine kinase, producing MILEKIFDSGDFIPHGHCYLWKPELVGIHIISDILIALAYYSITIALIYFVRKRKDLPYPWIFLLFGAFIVACGTTHLMEVWTLWHPIYWLSGWLKAITAVVSLYTALTLVPLVPKALALPSAAELSAINRNLENQILERQRVEEALRQSEARYRAIVEDQTELVCRFLPDRTFTFVNQAYCRYFERSQEELLEHTFAPVILEEDLEQVETQLSTLSRENPVTTIANRIIRPNGEIRFHQWINRAIFDERDRPVEFQAVGRDITELKRIEEALRISQARLAGILDIADDAIISVDPTQRITLFNKGAEKIFGYKAIEAIGQPLDLLLPERLAALHRQHVVGFAWSSSPARRMGNCREIFGRRKDGTEFPAEASISRLELEGEKIFTVFLRDITDRKQAEEALQESERRFRAIFDQTFQFIALLKPDGTLLEANQTALDFAGLKHSDVVDRPLWSTRIWTISMETQNQLKAAIAEAATGKFVRYEVELMGAGNKMTTIDFSLKPVKDEKENVVLLIPEGRDITDRKHAEAALQRAYDDLEVRVRERTKELAKANTDLQMEIADRLRVEAELETRIKQQAAVAQLGQQALADKNLSTILTQACAILAQTLELEYSKVLELLSGGEALLLRAGVGWQEGLVGSATVGSGMDSQAGYTLLSSDPIVVEDLRTEVRFSGPSLLREHGVVSGMSVIIQQGSDRPFGVLGVHTTRQRKFTQDDLHFLQAVANVLSSAQARQQAEHQIQASLKEKEVLLKEIHHRVKNNLQVICSLLGLQSRSINDKLTSDIFKESQNRVRSMALIHEKLYRSKDMTKIDFAQYIRELATNLFRSYGIRNNDVNLNIDVSNNIFLDVDTAIPCGLIINELVSNSLKYAFCEGEKGEIGIIFYPFEEDNLVLIVRDNGVGLPADLDMKNTNTLGLKLVNGLVNQLKGNIDLNSSAGTEFKIVFTGVQIEQ from the coding sequence ATGATATTAGAAAAAATTTTTGATTCAGGAGATTTTATCCCACACGGGCATTGCTACCTGTGGAAGCCTGAGTTGGTGGGAATTCACATAATCTCGGACATTTTAATTGCGCTTGCATATTATTCCATCACGATCGCACTAATATATTTTGTTCGCAAGCGGAAAGATTTGCCCTATCCTTGGATATTCCTGCTGTTTGGTGCATTTATCGTCGCTTGCGGCACTACCCATTTAATGGAGGTTTGGACGCTGTGGCATCCGATTTATTGGCTGTCTGGGTGGCTCAAAGCGATAACGGCTGTAGTTTCACTCTACACAGCTTTGACGCTTGTACCGTTGGTTCCTAAAGCGCTAGCTCTCCCCAGTGCCGCAGAACTCTCAGCCATCAACCGTAACCTGGAAAACCAAATTTTAGAGCGCCAGCGGGTTGAGGAGGCACTGCGCCAGAGCGAAGCCCGTTATCGCGCTATCGTAGAGGATCAAACCGAACTGGTTTGTCGGTTTTTGCCCGATCGCACTTTCACGTTTGTCAACCAAGCTTACTGTCGTTACTTTGAGCGATCGCAGGAAGAACTGCTTGAACATACCTTTGCTCCTGTTATTCTCGAAGAAGATTTGGAACAAGTAGAAACACAGCTAAGTACTCTAAGTCGGGAAAATCCCGTCACAACGATCGCAAACCGCATTATCCGACCCAACGGAGAAATTCGCTTTCACCAGTGGATCAACCGGGCGATTTTTGATGAGCGAGATCGCCCGGTCGAGTTCCAAGCAGTAGGGCGGGACATCACAGAACTGAAGCGGATAGAAGAGGCACTGCGGATATCGCAAGCGCGTCTGGCTGGAATTCTAGATATTGCCGATGATGCAATTATCTCGGTAGATCCTACTCAACGTATTACTCTATTTAATAAAGGCGCGGAAAAGATCTTCGGATACAAAGCTATTGAGGCTATAGGCCAACCACTCGACCTACTTTTGCCAGAGCGCTTGGCGGCGCTTCATCGCCAGCACGTAGTGGGATTTGCGTGGTCATCCTCGCCAGCCCGCAGGATGGGCAACTGCCGCGAGATTTTCGGTCGTCGCAAAGATGGTACAGAGTTCCCGGCTGAAGCCTCGATTTCGCGGCTGGAATTGGAAGGTGAAAAAATTTTTACCGTGTTTCTGCGCGATATTACCGATCGCAAGCAGGCAGAAGAAGCTTTGCAAGAGAGTGAAAGACGCTTCCGCGCTATCTTTGACCAGACATTCCAATTCATTGCACTGCTGAAACCAGACGGTACGCTTTTAGAAGCTAACCAGACAGCGTTGGATTTTGCGGGACTGAAACACTCAGATGTTGTCGATCGTCCTTTGTGGTCAACGCGGATCTGGACTATTTCGATGGAAACCCAGAACCAATTGAAAGCCGCGATCGCGGAAGCAGCAACAGGCAAATTCGTTCGTTACGAAGTCGAGCTAATGGGTGCTGGCAATAAAATGACAACCATTGACTTTTCCCTCAAACCTGTTAAAGATGAGAAGGAAAATGTGGTTTTGCTGATTCCAGAAGGGCGCGATATTACCGATCGCAAGCACGCAGAAGCTGCATTGCAAAGAGCTTATGACGATCTAGAAGTCCGAGTTCGGGAACGAACTAAAGAACTAGCAAAAGCCAACACAGATTTACAGATGGAGATTGCCGATCGCCTTCGCGTGGAGGCAGAACTGGAAACCCGCATAAAGCAGCAGGCAGCGGTGGCTCAACTCGGTCAACAAGCACTTGCCGACAAAAACCTTTCCACTATTTTGACGCAAGCTTGTGCGATTTTAGCACAAACTCTTGAGTTGGAGTACAGCAAGGTTTTAGAACTCCTTTCGGGTGGGGAAGCTTTGCTGCTGCGGGCTGGTGTAGGTTGGCAAGAAGGATTGGTGGGAAGCGCAACAGTGGGTTCTGGGATGGATTCCCAAGCTGGCTACACCTTGCTTTCGAGCGATCCGATCGTTGTGGAAGACTTACGCACGGAAGTACGGTTTAGTGGCCCATCTCTGCTTCGCGAGCATGGAGTTGTCAGCGGTATGAGTGTCATAATCCAACAAGGTAGCGATCGCCCTTTTGGAGTCTTGGGAGTGCATACAACCAGACAGCGAAAATTCACTCAAGATGACCTTCACTTTCTCCAAGCTGTCGCTAATGTGCTTTCTTCTGCTCAAGCCCGCCAGCAGGCAGAACACCAAATTCAGGCATCTCTCAAAGAGAAAGAGGTGTTGCTCAAAGAAATTCACCATCGTGTCAAAAACAATTTGCAGGTCATTTGCAGTCTGCTCGGCCTTCAGTCCCGGTCTATCAATGATAAATTAACAAGTGATATATTCAAAGAAAGTCAAAATCGCGTTAGATCGATGGCACTTATCCACGAAAAGTTGTATCGCTCTAAAGACATGACAAAAATTGATTTTGCTCAGTATATTCGTGAATTAGCTACTAATTTGTTTCGTTCTTACGGAATAAGAAATAACGATGTAAATCTGAATATTGATGTTAGCAATAATATTTTTCTTGATGTTGACACAGCAATTCCTTGTGGCCTGATTATCAACGAGCTTGTTTCCAATTCTTTGAAATATGCTTTTTGCGAAGGAGAAAAAGGTGAGATTGGCATTATATTTTATCCGTTTGAAGAGGATAATTTAGTACTGATTGTTAGGGACAATGGTGTGGGATTGCCAGCAGATTTAGATATGAAAAATACGAATACTTTGGGGTTAAAATTAGTTAATGGTTTGGTCAATCAGTTGAAAGGTAATATCGATCTGAATTCCAGTGCGGGTACGGAGTTTAAGATTGTATTTACAGGAGTTCAAATAGAGCAATGA